A genomic stretch from Astatotilapia calliptera chromosome 4, fAstCal1.2, whole genome shotgun sequence includes:
- the slc16a6b gene encoding solute carrier family 16 member 6b isoform X2, whose translation MRTSGCHVPFFSSPFFTGLGYCLSFLPTITILAQYFSGRRALVTSMASSGESVAMFVFAPAFTTLKEHIGWRFCLVILGIIQASVIGCGVLLRPIVIEEEPLKKHDDETLSVKEMQAVYELENEQTRTSISSDISQGSQDSGVTSLSASNVDLRNAEGETKALMEWKDKVPDKDGEDISLSIPSAQVSEDKGELAELDRGPVSSTGSKLLDFSVLKDPGFICYSLFGLFATLGFFAPQLYIIELSKSRGVESTMASYMLSVMAVADIFGRLLIGVVLNKVRFRKTLVLLGCVVLMSLVLVAFTIVWEFWGLAICSGFFGFIMGTVGSTHIPMLAEEDVVGIEKMPSSVGVYVFIQSFAALAGPPLGGMLVDITDNYGAAFYSCAAGTGLSAICLALVGPAKSRTCQRGSRVQENAEEVKISQNSDQADFLEVDLAPEDSPVGQGEDQDSCVI comes from the exons ATGCGGACCAGTGGCTGTCATGTCCcctttttctcttctcctttCTTTACAGGCCTTGGCTACTGCCTCAGCTTCCTCCCCACTATCACCATCCTAGCCCAGTACTTTTCTGGACGGCGAGCGCTCGTCACCTCGATGGCTTCTTCAGGAGAATCTGTTGCTATGTTTGTATTTGCCCCAG CTTTCACTACACTGAAGGAGCATATTGGCTGGCGCTTCTGTCTAGTGATTCTAGGTATAATTCAAGcatctgtgattggctgtgggGTTCTCCTTCGTCCAATCGTCATCGAGGAAGAACCTTTAAAGAAACATGATGACGAGACGCTCTCCGTGAAAGAGATGCAGGCTGTTTACGAGCTGGAAAATGAACAAACCAGAACCTCCATCAGTTCGGACATCTCCCAAGGTTCACAGGACTCTGGTGTCACCTCCCTGTCTGCCTCAAATGTAGACCTGAGAAATGCAGAAGGAGAAACCAAAGCTCTGATGGAGTGGAAGGACAAAGTGCCGGACAAAGACGGTGAGGACATATCACTGTCCATTCCTTCTGCTCAAGTCAGTGAGGACAAGGGGGAACTGGCAGAGCTAGATAGGGGCCCTGTAAGTTCCACAGGTTCCAAACTTCTGGACTTCTCAGTCCTTAAAGACCCTGGCTTCATCTGTTACTCCCTTTTCGGTCTATTCGCCACTCTTGGCTTCTTTGCGCCACAGCTCTACATCATTGAACTGAGCAAAAGCAGGGGTGTGGAATCCACCATGGCCTCCTATATGCTGTCTGTGATGGCTGTGGCTGACATCTTCGGCCGCTTGCTCATCGGAGTGGTGCTAAACAAAGTCCGATTCAGAAAGACCTTGGTGTTGTTGGGGTGTGTGGTTCTGATGAGCTTGGTTCTGGTGGCCTTCACTATCGTGTGGGAGTTCTGGGGTTTGGCAATCTGCTCCGGCTTCTTTGGCTTCATCATGGGCACTGTGGGCTCCACGCACATTCCCATGCTGGCTGAAGAAGATGTCGTGGGCATCGAGAAGATGCCGTCATCTGTGGGAGTGTATGTTTTCATTCAGAGCTTTGCTGCACTTGCTGGACCACCGCTGGGAG GTATGCTGGTGGACATCACTGACAACTATGGTGCTGCTTTCTACTCCTGTGCAGCAGGCACAGGTCTTAGTGCCATCTGTCTGGCTCTGGTTGGCCCTGCCAAGTCTAGAACGTGCCAAAGAGGGAGCAGAGTCCAAGAGAATGCAGAAGAGGTGAAAATATCTCAGAATAGTGACCAAGCCGACTTTTTGGAGGTGGACTTGGCCCCAGAAGACAGTCCAGTTGGACAGGGTGAGGATCAGGACAGCTGCGTTATTTGA
- the slc16a6b gene encoding solute carrier family 16 member 6b isoform X1, producing MKIPNVQSCLGPNIYPEVPDGGWGWVVALAFFLVEVCTYGVIKSLGVFLQDLMEEFGESNSRVSWVISICVFVFAFSAPLSTMLSNRFGYRPVVMTGGFLISLGTITSAFTSSVTEMYITTGIVAGLGYCLSFLPTITILAQYFSGRRALVTSMASSGESVAMFVFAPAFTTLKEHIGWRFCLVILGIIQASVIGCGVLLRPIVIEEEPLKKHDDETLSVKEMQAVYELENEQTRTSISSDISQGSQDSGVTSLSASNVDLRNAEGETKALMEWKDKVPDKDGEDISLSIPSAQVSEDKGELAELDRGPVSSTGSKLLDFSVLKDPGFICYSLFGLFATLGFFAPQLYIIELSKSRGVESTMASYMLSVMAVADIFGRLLIGVVLNKVRFRKTLVLLGCVVLMSLVLVAFTIVWEFWGLAICSGFFGFIMGTVGSTHIPMLAEEDVVGIEKMPSSVGVYVFIQSFAALAGPPLGGMLVDITDNYGAAFYSCAAGTGLSAICLALVGPAKSRTCQRGSRVQENAEEVKISQNSDQADFLEVDLAPEDSPVGQGEDQDSCVI from the exons ATGAAGATACCCAATGTCCAAAGTTGTCTGGGTCCAAACATTTACCCAGAGGTCCCCGATGGTGGTTGGGGCTGGGTTGTGGCTCTGGCTTTTTTCCTAGTGGAGGTCTGCACCTATGGGGTCATCAAGAGCCTGGGTGTCTTCCTCCAGGATCTGATGGAAGAGTTTGGGGAGAGCAACAGCCGTGTGTCGTGGGTCATTTCCATCTGTGTCTTCGTTTTCGCCTTCTCTG CTCCGCTGTCGACAATGCTGAGCAACCGCTTTGGCTATCGACCTGTGGTCATGACGGGAGGCTTCCTTATTAGCCTGGGAACTATCACCTCTGCCTTTACCAGCTCCGTCACTGAGATGTACATTACCACTGGGATTGTAGCAG GCCTTGGCTACTGCCTCAGCTTCCTCCCCACTATCACCATCCTAGCCCAGTACTTTTCTGGACGGCGAGCGCTCGTCACCTCGATGGCTTCTTCAGGAGAATCTGTTGCTATGTTTGTATTTGCCCCAG CTTTCACTACACTGAAGGAGCATATTGGCTGGCGCTTCTGTCTAGTGATTCTAGGTATAATTCAAGcatctgtgattggctgtgggGTTCTCCTTCGTCCAATCGTCATCGAGGAAGAACCTTTAAAGAAACATGATGACGAGACGCTCTCCGTGAAAGAGATGCAGGCTGTTTACGAGCTGGAAAATGAACAAACCAGAACCTCCATCAGTTCGGACATCTCCCAAGGTTCACAGGACTCTGGTGTCACCTCCCTGTCTGCCTCAAATGTAGACCTGAGAAATGCAGAAGGAGAAACCAAAGCTCTGATGGAGTGGAAGGACAAAGTGCCGGACAAAGACGGTGAGGACATATCACTGTCCATTCCTTCTGCTCAAGTCAGTGAGGACAAGGGGGAACTGGCAGAGCTAGATAGGGGCCCTGTAAGTTCCACAGGTTCCAAACTTCTGGACTTCTCAGTCCTTAAAGACCCTGGCTTCATCTGTTACTCCCTTTTCGGTCTATTCGCCACTCTTGGCTTCTTTGCGCCACAGCTCTACATCATTGAACTGAGCAAAAGCAGGGGTGTGGAATCCACCATGGCCTCCTATATGCTGTCTGTGATGGCTGTGGCTGACATCTTCGGCCGCTTGCTCATCGGAGTGGTGCTAAACAAAGTCCGATTCAGAAAGACCTTGGTGTTGTTGGGGTGTGTGGTTCTGATGAGCTTGGTTCTGGTGGCCTTCACTATCGTGTGGGAGTTCTGGGGTTTGGCAATCTGCTCCGGCTTCTTTGGCTTCATCATGGGCACTGTGGGCTCCACGCACATTCCCATGCTGGCTGAAGAAGATGTCGTGGGCATCGAGAAGATGCCGTCATCTGTGGGAGTGTATGTTTTCATTCAGAGCTTTGCTGCACTTGCTGGACCACCGCTGGGAG GTATGCTGGTGGACATCACTGACAACTATGGTGCTGCTTTCTACTCCTGTGCAGCAGGCACAGGTCTTAGTGCCATCTGTCTGGCTCTGGTTGGCCCTGCCAAGTCTAGAACGTGCCAAAGAGGGAGCAGAGTCCAAGAGAATGCAGAAGAGGTGAAAATATCTCAGAATAGTGACCAAGCCGACTTTTTGGAGGTGGACTTGGCCCCAGAAGACAGTCCAGTTGGACAGGGTGAGGATCAGGACAGCTGCGTTATTTGA